Proteins encoded within one genomic window of Halorussus salilacus:
- a CDS encoding ABC transporter ATP-binding protein, translating to MTERSEPLVSVRNLKKHYPIREGIFSKQVGAAKAVDGISFDIQPGETLGLVGESGCGKSTAASSIIRLEESTDGEVIFNGGGRGGRTRNEDGTHPNDVTKFDERELKAFRRDAQMIFQDPSSSFDPRMTVGSSVAELLQVHGMSDRERRRAIVQDLLERVGLSADDYDRYPHEFSGGQKQRIALARALVLNPEFIVADEPVSALDVSIKSEILSLINDLQEEFGLSLLFISHDMSVIREVCDRVAVMYLGEIVEIGETEELFSNPAHPYTEALLSAIPTPDPRVTKEGIELKGTVPSPSDPPSGCRFNTRCHRVLQSDEYDLEQSVWRSVLNFRNRTLGREIDVESVRKFVAAEQDVDPETVSADAVKSEIRAEFELPDRLSDPDAERVLDEALDHVAAEEAEEAIEMLSEVFTTPCEETAPEFVEIGRGHRSACLRNEPDAPGESIAAPNDD from the coding sequence ATGACTGAGCGCAGCGAGCCGCTTGTCTCGGTCCGGAATCTGAAGAAGCACTACCCCATCAGAGAGGGCATCTTCTCGAAGCAGGTCGGGGCCGCCAAGGCCGTCGACGGCATCAGCTTCGACATCCAACCGGGCGAGACGCTGGGGCTGGTCGGCGAGTCGGGCTGTGGGAAGTCGACCGCCGCCTCCTCGATCATCCGCCTCGAAGAGTCCACCGACGGCGAGGTGATATTCAACGGCGGCGGCCGCGGCGGCCGGACCCGAAACGAGGACGGCACCCACCCCAACGACGTGACGAAGTTCGACGAGCGCGAACTGAAGGCGTTCCGCCGGGACGCCCAGATGATCTTCCAGGACCCCTCTTCGAGCTTCGACCCCCGGATGACGGTCGGGAGTTCGGTCGCCGAACTCCTCCAGGTCCACGGGATGAGCGACAGGGAGCGTCGCCGCGCCATCGTTCAGGACCTGCTCGAACGCGTCGGCCTCTCGGCCGACGACTACGACCGGTACCCCCACGAGTTCTCCGGCGGGCAGAAACAGCGCATCGCGCTGGCGAGGGCGCTCGTGTTGAATCCGGAGTTCATCGTGGCCGACGAGCCGGTGTCGGCGCTCGACGTCTCCATCAAGTCCGAGATACTGTCGCTGATCAACGACCTTCAGGAGGAGTTCGGGCTGTCGTTGCTGTTCATCAGCCACGACATGTCCGTTATCAGGGAAGTCTGCGACCGGGTCGCGGTGATGTACCTCGGGGAGATCGTCGAGATCGGCGAGACCGAGGAGCTGTTCTCGAACCCCGCACACCCCTACACCGAGGCGCTCCTGTCGGCGATTCCGACGCCGGACCCGCGGGTCACCAAGGAGGGAATCGAGCTCAAGGGGACGGTTCCGAGTCCGAGCGACCCGCCCAGCGGCTGTCGGTTCAACACCCGGTGTCACCGGGTCCTCCAGTCCGACGAGTACGACCTCGAACAGTCGGTGTGGCGGTCGGTGTTGAACTTCCGAAACAGGACGCTCGGCCGCGAGATAGACGTAGAGAGCGTCCGGAAGTTCGTTGCGGCCGAACAGGACGTCGACCCCGAAACGGTCTCGGCCGACGCGGTCAAGAGCGAGATTCGGGCGGAGTTCGAACTCCCCGACCGGCTCTCGGACCCGGACGCCGAGCGGGTGCTCGACGAGGCGCTCGACCACGTAGCCGCCGAGGAGGCCGAGGAGGCCATCGAGATGCTCTCGGAGGTGTTCACCACGCCCTGTGAGGAGACGGCTCCGGAGTTCGTCGAGATCGGTCGCGGCCACCGCTCGGCCTGCCTGCGCAACGAACCCGACGCTCCGGGCGAGAGTATCGCGGCCCCCAACGACGACTGA